The bacterium genome contains a region encoding:
- the ilvE gene encoding Branched-chain-amino-acid aminotransferase — protein sequence MSDNRFTWVNGRMMPKDQAAISPFDHGFLYGDGCFEGIRIYNHRIFKFDEHIDRLYDSAKVMLIDIDSRISRADLETAIFESIHANEIYDRGYIRLVATRGAGDLGINPRKCTEPPTVVIIVDTLSIYPQEDYDKGIRVIICSTRKLSRNGYKARVKSLNYLNNIYGIIEANRVGAKEGIMLTDEGYVAEATVDNVFILRKGVLKTPPCVVGALDGITRQTVIELARQHGVDVREEMMTPYDLYTADEMFLTGTGAELIPVTMVDDVTIGHGRPGAKTQEILGWFREYANANGRDIPSKEALQNGTMMSATAQRT from the coding sequence ATGAGTGACAACCGCTTCACCTGGGTGAACGGACGGATGATGCCCAAGGACCAGGCGGCGATCTCGCCGTTTGATCACGGTTTTCTTTATGGTGATGGCTGCTTCGAGGGGATCCGGATCTACAACCACCGGATTTTCAAATTCGACGAGCACATCGACCGGCTCTATGACTCCGCGAAGGTCATGCTCATCGACATTGACTCCCGCATTTCCCGGGCGGACCTCGAGACCGCGATTTTCGAAAGCATCCACGCGAATGAGATCTACGACCGGGGCTACATCCGCCTGGTCGCGACCCGCGGAGCGGGCGACCTCGGTATCAATCCCCGTAAATGCACCGAACCCCCGACCGTGGTGATCATCGTCGACACCCTGAGCATCTATCCCCAGGAAGACTACGACAAGGGGATTCGGGTCATCATCTGCTCGACCCGCAAACTGAGCCGCAATGGCTACAAGGCCCGGGTGAAGAGCCTCAACTACCTGAACAACATCTACGGCATCATCGAGGCAAACCGGGTCGGCGCCAAAGAAGGGATCATGCTCACCGACGAGGGCTATGTCGCCGAAGCCACGGTGGACAATGTCTTCATCCTTCGCAAAGGGGTGCTGAAGACCCCGCCCTGCGTGGTCGGTGCCCTCGATGGCATCACCCGCCAGACTGTCATCGAACTGGCACGGCAGCACGGCGTGGATGTGCGCGAAGAAATGATGACGCCCTACGATCTTTACACCGCCGATGAGATGTTTCTCACCGGCACCGGGGCCGAACTGATCCCGGTGACGATGGTCGACGATGTCACCATCGGTCACGGCCGTCCAGGAGCCAAAACCCAGGAAATCCTCGGCTGGTTCCGGGAATACGCCAACGCCAACGGTCGGGACATCCCCTCCAAAGAGGCGCTGCAGAACGGCACCATGATGTCCGCGACGGCGCAGCGGACGTAA
- the yacL gene encoding putative PIN and TRAM-domain containing protein YacL: protein MGLNLMRVVCFAIGGVLGYAIWSVFSASVPPSQQDLIPNGPGLAFAFALIGFMLATLAYRYLLKFNAWFIEQLAHASGHKILGGAFGALFGFVLAFLINVLIIRPSLYTMEPMTASAIGLAFMVIIGIFMVYIFAFLFSNLNFGALGGGGSYAAQPKILDTNIIIDGRIADIFKAKFIEGPVIVSQSVLRELQKIADSPDLLKRNRGKLGLDNLEKMRGQMGLPIEIYDDYDENATEILDVDSQLVVLAQKLGAKVVTNDYNLQKVAVLQGVDVMNINELANALKPVVLPGEELRVQIMKHGKEQGQGVGYLDDGTMIVVEGGDRHIGKEIGVSVTSLMQTAAGRLIFARPLG from the coding sequence ATGGGCCTCAATCTCATGCGGGTCGTCTGCTTTGCCATCGGGGGCGTGCTTGGCTACGCCATCTGGAGTGTCTTCTCGGCCTCCGTTCCCCCGAGCCAGCAGGACCTGATCCCCAACGGCCCAGGGCTGGCATTCGCCTTCGCCCTGATCGGCTTCATGCTCGCCACCCTGGCGTATCGCTACCTGCTGAAGTTCAACGCCTGGTTCATCGAACAGTTGGCCCACGCGTCGGGCCACAAAATTCTGGGAGGGGCCTTCGGTGCCCTCTTCGGCTTCGTCCTGGCGTTCCTGATTAATGTCCTGATCATCCGGCCGTCGCTCTACACCATGGAACCGATGACCGCCAGCGCGATTGGCCTGGCTTTCATGGTCATCATCGGCATCTTCATGGTCTACATCTTTGCGTTCCTCTTTAGCAATCTCAATTTCGGGGCCCTCGGCGGTGGGGGGAGCTATGCTGCCCAGCCGAAGATCCTCGACACCAACATCATCATCGATGGCCGGATAGCCGACATCTTCAAGGCGAAGTTCATCGAGGGGCCAGTCATCGTGTCGCAGTCGGTCCTGCGGGAGCTGCAGAAAATCGCGGACTCCCCGGACCTGCTCAAGCGCAATCGCGGCAAACTCGGCCTCGACAACCTCGAAAAAATGCGCGGCCAGATGGGGCTCCCCATCGAGATTTATGACGATTACGACGAGAACGCCACCGAGATTCTCGATGTCGACTCCCAGCTGGTGGTCCTGGCCCAGAAGCTGGGCGCGAAAGTGGTCACCAATGACTACAACCTGCAGAAAGTCGCGGTCCTGCAGGGGGTCGATGTCATGAACATCAATGAACTCGCCAACGCCCTGAAGCCGGTGGTGCTTCCCGGCGAGGAACTCCGGGTCCAGATCATGAAGCATGGCAAGGAACAGGGGCAGGGCGTGGGGTACCTGGATGACGGCACCATGATCGTGGTGGAGGGGGGCGACCGCCACATCGGCAAGGAAATCGGGGTCAGCGTGACGAGTCTGATGCAGACAGCCGCTGGTCGCCTGATCTTTGCCCGCCCGTTGGGATAG
- the fbpA gene encoding Fe(3+)-binding periplasmic protein — MSRTAPLALLALAALLLAPAQPAVADSPSLVLYSGRSKSLVDPLIQAFTKETGIRVQVNYGGSTELALTLLTEGKQSPCDVFWSQEAGALGQLSANGSLRGLPQGILGQVPSRYRSEKGHWIATSGRARVLDYSTERVKPEELPASVMDLTQPQFAGRVGWAPTNASFQAFVTAMRGEYGEEQTRTWLKQMDANGAKRFANNSAIVEAIAAGQVDFGLTNHYYLLRYKKANANYPVTAGRFQPGDLGNLVNVAGVGIMSTSKNQAAAETFIKYLLTPMAQQYVTSDIFEYPVTATAIPPSALLPTEELLQLAPAVDLDSMADLDGTLALLQEAGLL; from the coding sequence ATGTCCCGCACCGCCCCCCTCGCTCTCCTGGCACTCGCCGCACTCCTCCTGGCCCCGGCGCAGCCGGCCGTTGCCGACTCCCCCTCGCTGGTCCTCTACTCCGGACGCTCCAAGAGCCTCGTGGATCCGCTGATCCAGGCGTTCACCAAAGAAACTGGCATTCGGGTCCAGGTCAACTATGGCGGCAGCACTGAGCTCGCCCTGACCCTCCTCACCGAAGGGAAGCAGAGCCCCTGCGATGTCTTCTGGTCGCAGGAAGCTGGAGCCCTCGGACAGCTTTCAGCGAATGGCAGTCTCAGGGGCCTTCCCCAGGGCATCCTGGGTCAGGTGCCGTCGCGGTATCGCAGCGAAAAGGGGCACTGGATCGCCACCAGCGGACGTGCCCGGGTGCTCGATTACTCCACGGAGCGCGTCAAGCCCGAAGAGCTCCCCGCAAGCGTGATGGATCTGACCCAGCCGCAATTCGCGGGTCGAGTCGGCTGGGCACCAACCAACGCTTCCTTCCAGGCGTTTGTCACTGCTATGCGTGGGGAATACGGTGAAGAGCAGACCCGGACCTGGCTGAAGCAGATGGATGCCAACGGGGCGAAGCGTTTTGCCAACAACTCCGCCATTGTCGAAGCGATTGCGGCGGGACAGGTCGATTTCGGCCTCACCAATCACTACTACCTCCTGCGCTACAAGAAGGCAAACGCCAACTACCCCGTGACTGCCGGTCGCTTCCAGCCCGGAGACCTGGGGAATCTGGTGAATGTCGCTGGCGTGGGCATCATGAGCACCTCAAAGAACCAGGCAGCCGCTGAGACGTTCATCAAGTACCTGCTGACCCCGATGGCCCAGCAGTATGTGACCTCAGACATCTTCGAGTATCCCGTCACGGCCACGGCGATTCCCCCCAGTGCCCTGCTGCCAACCGAAGAGCTCCTGCAGCTGGCACCGGCAGTCGACCTCGACAGCATGGCGGACCTGGATGGCACGCTGGCACTGCTTCAGGAGGCGGGGCTGCTATAG
- the potA gene encoding Spermidine/putrescine import ATP-binding protein PotA encodes MPPLLEASNLVKRFPGATDAAVDDVSLRAETGEIGVLVGPSGCGKTTTLRLIAGFEHPDAGSVRCDGKLLDGAGVHLPPEQRGIGIVFQDYALFPHLDVLGNVAFGLRHGSRQEREQRAFDALQQVGLGDVARRRPHDLSGGQQQRVALARALAPAPRVLLMDEPYSNLDTGLRQQLRSQLRQLVQERGLAILLVTHDQEEALSLADWLAVMDQGRILQMGSPREVYTTAASRFVAQFLGGTNLLEVTAAGTAAESVLGPLALANPATGRCWVSVRPEALRLMSPTGCVGEAVGQVLDSTYLGSHQLLEVQVGETRILVRQESAEVWAPGARVAIAARGACTVLPD; translated from the coding sequence GTGCCCCCCCTCCTCGAAGCCAGCAACCTGGTGAAGCGGTTTCCTGGCGCGACCGACGCCGCGGTTGATGATGTCAGCCTGCGGGCGGAGACGGGGGAAATCGGGGTCCTCGTAGGGCCCTCCGGCTGCGGCAAGACCACGACGCTGCGACTGATCGCGGGCTTCGAGCATCCCGATGCCGGCAGTGTGAGATGTGATGGGAAGCTTCTGGATGGAGCCGGAGTCCATCTGCCGCCGGAGCAGCGGGGCATTGGGATCGTCTTTCAGGACTATGCCCTCTTTCCGCATCTGGATGTCCTTGGGAATGTGGCCTTCGGATTACGGCACGGATCCCGTCAGGAACGGGAGCAACGCGCCTTCGATGCGCTGCAGCAGGTGGGACTCGGCGATGTCGCCCGACGTCGCCCCCATGATCTTTCCGGCGGACAGCAACAGCGAGTCGCCCTCGCCCGGGCTCTGGCTCCGGCCCCCCGAGTCCTGCTCATGGATGAGCCCTACTCCAATCTCGACACCGGCCTGCGTCAGCAGCTCCGGAGCCAACTCCGGCAGCTTGTGCAGGAGCGGGGGCTCGCGATTCTGCTTGTCACCCACGATCAGGAAGAAGCCCTGAGTCTCGCCGACTGGCTGGCGGTCATGGACCAGGGACGCATCCTGCAGATGGGGTCACCCCGGGAGGTCTACACCACCGCCGCGTCCCGCTTTGTCGCCCAGTTTCTGGGGGGAACCAATCTGCTGGAGGTCACCGCTGCAGGCACGGCGGCCGAGTCGGTGCTGGGGCCCCTCGCTCTGGCTAACCCCGCCACTGGTCGCTGCTGGGTCTCGGTTCGTCCGGAAGCCCTACGGCTAATGAGTCCGACAGGCTGCGTCGGGGAAGCCGTAGGGCAGGTACTGGACTCCACGTATCTCGGGTCGCATCAGTTGCTGGAAGTCCAGGTAGGTGAAACTCGGATCCTTGTCCGGCAGGAGTCCGCGGAAGTCTGGGCTCCGGGTGCGAGAGTCGCTATCGCTGCCCGGGGGGCCTGCACGGTGCTGCCGGATTAA
- the clpC gene encoding Negative regulator of genetic competence ClpC/MecB, with protein sequence MPSGPDILPHRESDRTMWEKFTQSSKKAIKYATEEARHFRSDAVDTEHLLLGLLKDEKAFAMKILQQLEVPIEKLRLVVQHDIKLGNFDYENITFSDLSKDVLEAAFKEARQLKHSHIGTEHLLLGLIKTTGGKASRHLKDFGVTYQSARNTVQTIISQQTKGSKQKTKTPTLDEFGHDLTREARDGNLDPVIGRQMEINRIIQILSKRTKNNPVLIGDPGVGKTAIVEGLAQLIAKGEVPQHLRGARLISLDLAGLVAGTKFRGEFEDRLKRVMREIMTSDQIIILFIDELHTIIGAGAAEGAIDASNILKPALARGKLRAIGATTTGEFKKHVEKNGALERRFQPVMVNEPTVEQTIEILRGLRKRYEQHHMVEITDEALESAARFSHRFVTLRSLPDKAIDLMDEAAAKVHVGLTFKQLTPADLEAGGRLARGGSALAEEEDDLPLPLEDFGETEDDNGLEEPDLSEAMKRDLEGAGTAPTELKVQRVTEEDIAEVVHAWTGIPVTAIAEEETEKLLRVEDYLHKRLIGQNEAINAIARALRRSRVGLKDPKRPTGSFLFAGPTGVGKTELAKALAEFLFGDESALIRFDMSEYMEKFSVSRLVGAPPGYVGYDEGGQLTEAVKRRPYSIVLMDEIEKAHPEVFNILLQVMEDGIITDSQGRTVDLKNIILILTSNLGTGEIGLEHGMGFRSKESLEGDKSFDPEKIARQYTPKVHDALKKNFRPEFLNRLDEVVIFKPLSYDQIVKILDKFLLRIEESITQFGITLELSPEAKDQLVSEGFSRTQGARPLRRTVQRRIEDPLSEYLLRREFETGDVIRVSYRNGEFGFERSERDVAVAST encoded by the coding sequence ATGCCGTCCGGTCCCGACATCCTGCCGCACCGGGAAAGCGACCGAACCATGTGGGAGAAATTCACCCAGTCCTCGAAGAAGGCGATCAAGTACGCCACGGAGGAGGCACGGCACTTCCGCTCCGATGCGGTCGATACCGAGCATCTCCTGCTGGGGCTCCTGAAGGATGAAAAGGCCTTCGCCATGAAGATCCTCCAGCAGCTGGAGGTGCCCATCGAGAAGCTGCGCCTGGTGGTGCAGCACGACATCAAGCTGGGGAACTTTGACTACGAGAACATCACTTTCAGCGACCTCTCCAAAGATGTCCTGGAGGCGGCGTTCAAGGAAGCCCGACAGCTCAAGCACTCCCACATCGGGACCGAGCATCTCCTGCTGGGCCTGATCAAGACGACCGGGGGGAAGGCATCGCGGCATCTGAAGGATTTCGGCGTGACCTATCAGTCCGCCCGGAATACCGTCCAGACCATCATCAGTCAGCAGACCAAGGGGTCGAAGCAGAAGACCAAGACCCCGACCCTCGATGAATTCGGCCACGACCTCACCCGGGAAGCCCGGGATGGCAACCTCGACCCGGTCATCGGCCGCCAGATGGAAATCAACCGGATCATCCAGATCCTGAGCAAGCGGACCAAGAACAACCCGGTCCTGATCGGGGACCCGGGGGTCGGCAAGACCGCCATTGTGGAAGGCCTGGCGCAGCTCATCGCCAAGGGCGAAGTGCCCCAGCATCTGCGGGGCGCGCGCCTGATCTCCCTCGACCTGGCGGGCCTCGTGGCCGGGACCAAGTTCCGCGGGGAGTTCGAGGATCGCCTCAAGCGGGTCATGCGCGAAATCATGACCAGCGACCAGATCATCATTCTCTTCATCGATGAACTCCACACCATCATTGGTGCCGGCGCGGCCGAAGGGGCCATCGATGCCTCTAATATCCTCAAGCCCGCCCTCGCCCGGGGCAAGCTGCGGGCCATTGGTGCCACCACCACCGGCGAGTTCAAGAAGCATGTTGAGAAGAACGGCGCGCTGGAGCGACGCTTCCAGCCGGTGATGGTCAACGAGCCCACCGTGGAGCAGACCATCGAGATTCTGCGGGGTCTGCGGAAGCGCTACGAGCAGCATCACATGGTGGAGATCACCGATGAAGCGCTGGAGTCGGCGGCCCGGTTCTCGCATCGCTTCGTAACCCTCCGGTCCCTGCCGGACAAAGCCATCGACCTCATGGATGAGGCAGCAGCCAAGGTCCATGTCGGCCTCACCTTCAAGCAGCTGACGCCCGCCGACCTGGAGGCTGGCGGACGCCTCGCCCGGGGCGGCTCCGCCCTCGCGGAGGAAGAGGACGATCTCCCCCTGCCGCTGGAAGACTTCGGCGAGACCGAAGATGACAACGGCCTGGAAGAGCCCGACCTCTCGGAGGCGATGAAGCGCGACCTGGAAGGAGCCGGGACGGCCCCGACGGAACTGAAAGTCCAGCGGGTCACCGAAGAGGACATTGCGGAAGTGGTCCATGCCTGGACCGGTATCCCGGTGACTGCCATCGCTGAAGAAGAGACCGAGAAACTGCTGCGGGTGGAGGATTACCTCCACAAGCGGCTCATCGGGCAGAACGAAGCCATCAACGCCATCGCCCGGGCACTACGTCGCAGCCGGGTCGGACTCAAGGACCCCAAACGCCCCACCGGTTCGTTCCTCTTCGCAGGACCCACCGGTGTGGGCAAGACCGAACTGGCAAAGGCCCTCGCTGAGTTTCTCTTCGGCGATGAGTCAGCCCTGATTCGCTTCGACATGTCGGAGTACATGGAGAAGTTCTCTGTGTCGCGGCTGGTCGGTGCGCCTCCGGGATATGTCGGCTACGACGAAGGGGGACAGCTCACCGAGGCGGTGAAGCGACGGCCCTATTCGATCGTCCTCATGGACGAAATCGAGAAGGCCCACCCCGAGGTCTTCAACATCCTGCTCCAGGTCATGGAAGACGGCATCATCACCGACTCCCAGGGCCGCACGGTCGATCTGAAGAACATCATCCTCATCCTCACTTCCAACCTGGGAACGGGTGAGATCGGTCTGGAGCATGGCATGGGCTTTCGCTCCAAGGAATCTTTGGAAGGGGATAAAAGCTTTGACCCGGAGAAAATCGCCCGGCAGTACACCCCCAAGGTGCACGATGCCCTCAAGAAGAACTTCCGGCCGGAGTTCCTCAACCGCCTCGACGAGGTCGTGATCTTCAAGCCCCTGAGCTACGACCAGATCGTGAAGATCCTCGACAAGTTCCTGCTACGGATCGAGGAGTCCATCACCCAGTTCGGGATTACCCTCGAACTCTCACCGGAAGCCAAGGACCAGCTGGTCTCCGAAGGCTTCTCCCGGACGCAGGGCGCTCGTCCCCTGCGCCGGACGGTCCAGCGCCGGATCGAGGATCCCCTCTCGGAGTACCTGCTGCGGCGGGAGTTCGAGACCGGGGATGTCATCCGGGTGTCGTATCGCAACGGCGAGTTCGGCTTCGAGCGCTCCGAGCGCGATGTGGCCGTCGCCTCGACGTAA
- the yccU gene encoding putative protein YccU → MRSTCYAAGMTGRDLSQIDSALRAALEATQTIAIVGASPHPWRAAHGIMRYCQKQGYRCFPVNPNHDGVLGEPCYPRLSELPEPVQLINVFRQLDAIPSLVDEILALPWRPVWVWLQEGLRDAPNMQRLMDVGIDVVQDRCLYKEHWRLIGIARELERQ, encoded by the coding sequence ATGCGGTCAACCTGCTACGCTGCCGGTATGACAGGACGCGATTTGTCGCAGATTGACAGCGCTCTGCGGGCAGCGCTGGAGGCGACCCAGACGATCGCCATTGTGGGCGCTTCGCCACATCCCTGGCGGGCGGCCCACGGCATCATGCGCTACTGCCAAAAGCAGGGGTATCGCTGCTTCCCGGTCAATCCCAACCACGACGGGGTGCTGGGCGAGCCGTGCTACCCACGCCTGTCAGAACTGCCGGAGCCGGTCCAACTGATCAATGTCTTTCGGCAGCTGGACGCCATTCCATCCCTGGTAGACGAGATACTGGCTCTCCCCTGGCGGCCAGTCTGGGTCTGGCTGCAGGAAGGGCTCCGGGACGCGCCCAACATGCAGCGCCTGATGGATGTCGGGATCGATGTCGTGCAGGACCGCTGTCTGTACAAGGAACACTGGCGACTGATCGGCATCGCCCGGGAACTGGAGCGGCAGTGA
- the moaA gene encoding GTP 3',8-cyclase gives MSIDTLQDQWPPLAEAFSPHKHVSRTTPDLAQPADDRLPTRLVDRFGRPKSYLRLSVTDRCNLSCTYCVPEEGVPLAQREDFLTFAHLERLAEIGARLGITKIRVTGGEPTIRPGLTTFIRRLSQLPGITSVGLTTNGVLLADLARPLAQAGLRTINISIDSLDPHRFAVITRGGQLAPVLDGIEAALDAGLEVKLNTVALNDLTLEEAERLVEFGRQRDLELRFIEFMPLCGTGWRQEAFRPLTGLNEALQERYALRPLPADGGVATVWQHVDSPGKVGFIASLSANFCGSCSRLRFTATGILRPCLFSPIGVDFRPLLLNERSDEELIWAYHQAVMNKPEGHGLKAEEDWQGGEQVASWIRSTGG, from the coding sequence ATGAGCATCGACACCCTCCAGGACCAGTGGCCACCCCTGGCAGAGGCCTTTTCGCCCCATAAGCATGTGAGCCGCACCACCCCCGATCTGGCGCAACCCGCTGATGACCGATTGCCGACCCGCCTCGTGGATCGCTTCGGCCGCCCCAAGTCCTACTTGCGGCTGTCGGTGACTGATCGCTGCAATCTCTCCTGCACCTACTGTGTCCCCGAGGAAGGCGTACCACTGGCGCAGCGGGAGGACTTCCTGACCTTCGCGCATCTGGAGCGGCTCGCAGAAATCGGGGCGCGACTTGGGATCACCAAAATCCGGGTCACCGGTGGCGAGCCGACGATTCGCCCCGGGCTCACGACCTTCATCCGGCGACTCAGTCAGCTGCCAGGGATCACGAGCGTTGGACTCACCACAAATGGGGTCCTGCTGGCCGACCTGGCCCGTCCGTTAGCCCAGGCGGGTCTGCGGACCATCAACATCAGCATCGACAGCCTTGACCCCCATCGCTTCGCGGTCATTACCCGGGGGGGGCAACTCGCGCCGGTCCTGGATGGCATCGAGGCGGCCCTGGATGCCGGGCTCGAGGTGAAGCTCAATACGGTGGCCCTCAATGATCTGACCCTGGAGGAAGCGGAGCGATTGGTGGAGTTTGGACGCCAGCGGGATCTGGAACTGCGCTTCATCGAGTTCATGCCCCTGTGCGGCACCGGGTGGCGGCAGGAAGCCTTCAGGCCCCTGACCGGGCTGAACGAGGCCCTGCAGGAGCGCTATGCCCTCCGGCCACTGCCGGCTGATGGCGGAGTCGCCACGGTCTGGCAGCATGTCGATTCCCCCGGCAAAGTGGGGTTCATCGCGAGCCTGTCAGCGAACTTCTGCGGCAGCTGCAGTCGGCTCCGCTTTACCGCCACCGGAATCCTGCGTCCCTGCCTCTTCAGTCCCATCGGGGTCGATTTCCGGCCCCTCCTCCTGAATGAACGTTCAGATGAAGAACTGATCTGGGCCTATCACCAGGCGGTCATGAACAAGCCCGAGGGGCATGGACTCAAAGCGGAAGAAGACTGGCAGGGAGGGGAGCAGGTGGCATCGTGGATTCGCTCCACTGGCGGCTAG